The following proteins come from a genomic window of Meleagris gallopavo isolate NT-WF06-2002-E0010 breed Aviagen turkey brand Nicholas breeding stock chromosome Z, Turkey_5.1, whole genome shotgun sequence:
- the LOC104915341 gene encoding transcription factor TFIIIB component B'' homolog, translating to MYLTPALLSESVSPVDERSQCETSESSGKASFHNLASSQEEMTCRLTSSRTEITEQGKLGDKHEAARLECTESLTESSKTPLLRKSSSESAEEMQRKRGKITNPRIGTTKQSLKKTTPSNKDDRESCSFPSRSTSSSVEYDSATVDAIVTAPHSEPPKKPPQCAEDQEKEEEPTKISEYFFSDIFMEVDDAE from the exons atgtaccTTACTCCTGCCTTGCTGTCTGAGTCTGTTTCACCAGTAGATGAGAGAAGCCAGTGTGAAACTTCAGAGAGTTCAGGGAAAGCATCATTTCACAATTTGGCATCCAGTCAAGAGGAGATGACATGTAGGTTAACCtccagcagaacagaaataactgaaCAAGGAAAACTGGGGGATAAACATGAAGCAGCACGGTTGGAATGTACTGAAAGTCTAACAGAATCTTCAAAAACTCCATTACTCAG AAAAAGTAGTTCTgaatctgcagaagaaatgcaaaggaagagaggaaagatcACAAACCCACGGATTGGGACCACAAAGCaaagtctgaaaaaaacaactccatCTAATAAGGATGACAGGGAATCTTGTTCCTTTCCCTCTAGAAGCACATCATCATCTGTGGAGTATGACAGCGCAACGGTTGATGCTATAGTTACG gCTCCACATAGTGAACCACCCAAGAAGCCTCCCCAGTGTGCTGAAGatcaagagaaggaagaggagccAACCAAAATCTCAGAGTATTTTTTCAGTGACATCTTTATGGAAGTAGATGACGCAGAATAG
- the LOC104915351 gene encoding transcription factor TFIIIB component B'' homolog, translating into MAMKDLCDGISAGFPPEATAHENPEADKGISDGSTEAAMTLLAMGDPTFQIKASTEEWTCMLPAQDELNMGKSFVSQDDSEQNRAADQYVVSSATSDNVPCKDGGNIIVEDQSTGAGAGVAEHFEKNATDASNNSLPMVNSMRLRRGSLQKSNPNTEVLRSNENVNQKPLNTNVVMEQLDSIQSEPMDFRGTTEMQKVEQVRVGPTSRDTSVLQNFATGMDLVKQMDNKGRAQKEIKDACGTSGNLSAECEKSHLGLEDYLDESSVDRPAVQNPCPAKDSQCTVSFAENETRAQDCEQQHISSAAETSVNDDHRCPEEEEQTFILTLVEILADSGEFDTSALQEQTSEPLLPAPILISPVKSSGTSSAEVESTGSLTAAADELGEYSNSSMETKQEHSASVEPALSLMQTAQKRSAAEPAENDFPLVKKTISTVMESNMEDPCEVRR; encoded by the exons ATGGCAATGAAAGATCTGTGCGATGGGATTTCAGCGGGATTTCCGCCT gAAGCAACTGCGCATGAAAATCCAGAAGCAGACAAAG GAATTAGTGATGGAAGCACTGAAGCTGCCATGACTTTACTTGCAATGGGAGATCCAACGTTCCAGATAAAAGCAAGCACTGAAG AATGGACATGCATGTTACCTGCACAAGATGAACTCAACATGGGCAAAAGCTTTGTGAGCCAGGATGACTCAGAGCAAAACAGGGCTGCTGATCAGTATGTGGTTTCTTCAGCGACTTCTGACAATGTCCCTTGCAAGGATGGAGGCAACATTATAGTAGAAGACCAAAGCACTGGTGCAGGAGCAGGTGTTGCAGaacattttgagaaaaatgcaaCAGATGCCAG CAATAACTCTCTGCCTATGGTGAATAGTATGAGACTGAGAAGAGGCAGTCTCCAGAAATCAAATCCAAACACAGAAGTACTGAGGtctaatgaaaatgtaaatcagAAACCTCTTAATACAAACGTAGTTATGGAACAGCTAGACAGCATTCAAAGTG AGCCTATGGACTTTAGAGGTactacagaaatgcagaaggTGGAACAGGTCAGAGTTGGACCAACTTCAAGGGATACTTCTGTCCTTCAGAATTTTGCAACTGGTATGGATCTTGTCAAGCAAATGGACAACAAAGGGAG AGCacagaaagagataaaagatGCTTGTGGAACTTCTGGGAACTTGTCAGCAGAATGTGAGAAATCTCACCTTGGACTAGAGGATTATCTGGATGAAAGTTCTGTGGACAGACCAGCTGTTCAAAATCCTTGTCCTGCCAAGGACAGTCAATGTACAGTCAGCTTTGCTGAG aatGAAACACGTGCTCAGGATTGTGAACAGCAGCATATAAGCAGTGCAGCAGAGACTTCAG TGAATGATGACCATAGATGTCCAGAGGAAGAAGAACAGACGTTCATTTTAACATTGGTGGAAATCCTTGCTGACTCAGGAGAGTTCGATACATCTGCTTTGCAGGAACAAACTTCAGAACCATTACTACCAGCACCAATACTTATCAGTCCAGTGAAATCAAGTGGAACCAGCTCGGCTGAAGTGGAGAG CACTGGATCTTTGACAGCTGCAGCTGATGAACTTGGTGAATATTCAAACAGCAGTATGGAAACCAAACAAGAACACAGTGCTTCAGTAGAGCCTGCTCTAAGTCTGATGCAGACAGCTCAAAAAAGGTCAGCTGCTGAGCCTGCAGAGAATGATTTTCCTCTTGTCAAGAAAACCATATCTACTGTAATGGAGAGTAACATGGAAGACCCTTGTGAGGTGAGAAGGTAA